The following proteins are co-located in the Malassezia restricta chromosome II, complete sequence genome:
- a CDS encoding V-type H+-transporting ATPase subunit H: MSAGQGSKDAAACSSSLLLPIENIWLHNTGAKLRVRQTPWEGFQRADLIKADDMPMLRDAERAGQQGDVSNVVARGSDYARLYIQLLTKLSRADTIQSVVLLIDDLLQAAPEHVMWFLDAEPYPALVKVLEVDDIFLSLKAAQFLTLCLCTQADRVSSYGAPPADVVDKLLQHIKHKLAEAASEAQDGAEGNVAPVLLCIVDELLRSAYFRRLIWTRDTAAQNEHALLPKVIDVLRMSMTSNTPSSKATGNTGVPQLHYLALFGLWELTFYPTAAKELDLRFAVAPVLVHVARKALKHKVVRLTVSIWRNMLAAAEDANATRLLGAQVLPLCETLEERRYPDAELQDDLAYVKSILSMRLEQMSSYEQYKSELYSGQLSFDNPAHMLEDFWKENAEKLTEHNNADLVQLVSLLQRKDADASTLAVACSDMGKFVHHMEGGRRRADALGAKTAIMQLVEHADDNVKYYALQALAVLVSTSWR; this comes from the coding sequence ATGTCGGCTGGACAGGGCAGCAAagacgccgcggcgtgctcgTCATCGTTGCTACTTCCTATTGAGAATATATGGCTGCATAACACGGGAGCTAAATTGCGTGTGCGCCAGACACCATGGGAGGGATTCCAGCGTGCGGATCTCATCAAAGCCGATGACATGCCGATGCTGCGTGACGCCGAGCGGGCCGGTCAACAGGGCGACGTGAGTAATGTTGTTGCCAGGGGTTCCGACTATGCGCGCCTTTATATTCAGCTGCTCACGAAGCTGAGCCGCGCCGACACCATCCAATCCGTGGTGCTCCTGATCGATGACTTGTtgcaggcggcgcctgAGCATGTCATGTGGTTCCTTGATGCCGAGCCGTACCCAGCCCTTGTCAAGGTCCTCGAGGTGGACGACATTTTCCTGTCGCTCAAGGCTGCGCAGTTTCTCACACTATGCCTGTGTACCCAGGCCGACCGAGTCTCTTCGTACGGCGCTCCGCCGGCGGACGTCGTGGACAAactgctccagcacatcaAGCATAAGCTCGCTGAGGCAGCATCAGAGGCACAAGATGGGGCGGAGGGTAATGTCGCGCCCGTCCTGCTCTGCATCGTCGATGAGTTACTGCGCTCTGCGTACTTCCGCCGACTCATTTGGACGAGGGATACAGCAGCCCAGAATGAACACGCCCTGCTTCCCAAAGTAATtgatgtgctgcgcatgtcCATGACGTCAAACACACCCTCTTCAAAAGCAACGGGCAATACGGGCGTGCCGCAGCTGCACTACTTGGCCCTCTTCGGTTTGTGGGAGTTGACGTTTTATCCCACGGCCGCCAAGGAGCTCGACCTACGCTTCGCTGTGGCACCTGTGCTTGTGCATGTGGCGCGCAAAGCTTTGAAGCACAAGGTTGTTCGTCTTACCGTGTCGATCTGGCGCAATATGCTCGCAGCTGCCGAGGACGCGAATGCGACCCGCCTGTTGGGCGCACAGGTCTTGCCCCTATGTGAAACGCTGGAAGAGCGGCGGTACCCGGACGCAGAACTGCAAGACGATCTGGCCTACGTGAAGAGTATCTTGTCGATGCGTCTCGAACAGATGAGCTCGTACGAGCAGTACAAGTCGGAACTGTACAGTGGCCAACTGAGCTTTGATAATCCGGCGCATATGCTGGAAGACTTTTGGAAAGAAAATGCCGAGAAACTCACGGAACATAACAATGCGGACCTCGTGCAGCTTGTGTCATTGCTCCAGAGGAAAGATGCCGATGCCTCAACATTGGCCGTGGCCTGCTCTGATATGGGCAAGTTTGTGCACCATATGGAAggtgggcgtcgtcgggcCGATGCTCTTGGTGCCAAGACTGCGAtcatgcagctcgtcgagcatgccgacgatAACGTCAAATACTACGCGCTCCAAGCACTCGCCGTGCTCGTATCCACTAGTTGGCGATAG
- a CDS encoding phosphoribosylformimino-5-aminoimidazole carboxamide ribotide isomerase, with product MTSAVGRRHSRFRPCIDLHHGKVKQIVGGSLRDAQDGKGDDEQTLTTNFVAEHPPSYYAELYARHNLIGGHIIKLGAGNDEAAISALQAWPDRLHIGGGIDADNARLWLERGAEKVIVTSYLFPDCKFSFERLLTLEKIVGRDRLVVDISCRRREQGWVVAMNRWQDLTDMVVSKESVDLISSHCSELLIHAADVEGLCRGIDQDLVERLGEWCSIPTTYAGGARHLADLEWIDTHSKGRVDVTFGSALDIFGGSGVKLDDLIAWNTHAEPSS from the exons ATGACAAGTGCTGTGGGGCGTCGGCACAGCCGGTTTCGACCCTGTATTGACTTGCATCATGGTAAGGTGAAACAAATCGTTGGTGGTTCTTTGCGAGACGCTCAGGATGGCAAAGGCGATGACGAACAAACTCTCACAACAAACTTTGTCGCGGAGCATCCTCCTTCGTACTATGCTGAGCTCTACGCCAGGCACAATCTTATTGGTGGTCATATCATTAAACTCGGCGCGGGAAACGATGAAGCTGCCATATCTGCGCTACAAGCTTGGCCGGATCGACTCCATATTGGTGGTGGTATCGATGCGGACAATGCGCGCCTTTGGCTGGAGCGTGGCGCCGAAAAAGTTATTGTCACGTCGTACCTTTTTCCCGACTGTAAATTCTCATTCGAACGACTGCTCACGCTTGAAAAGATCGTGGGACGGGATAGGCTTGTGGTGGATATCAGctgtcgtcgtcgtgaGCAAGGCTGGGTTGTTGCTATGAACAGATGGCAGGACTTGACAGACATGGTGGTTTCCAAAGAATCGGTCGATCTCATATCATCGCACTGCTC AGAATTATTGATCCACGCTGCCGATGTCGAAGGCTTGTGCCGTGGCATCGATCAggacctcgtcgagcgtctggGCGAATGGTGCTCGATTCCCACAACTTATGCAGGTGGCGCCCGAC ACCTGGCAGATCTCGAATGGATCGATACACACTCGAAGGGCCGTGTCGATGTGACGTTCGGAAGTGCCCTAGATATATTTGGAGGCAGTGGCGTGAAGCTCGATGATCTCATCGCTTGGAACACACATGCCGAGCCATCATCATAG
- a CDS encoding nuclear pore complex protein Nup93: protein MEGLPASLGGSTQPSMSLSDILQQSRKLTNQLGRDSDLPPIQLGIDQIESQSRKLVSKSVRGGNPAADARAHYLLASGGIDATQLSNAIQQSNIANTFEPLQPVYDTDMDGFIRHEHEQVILSMIEEGRRSAQEDFQQDLSRSLHRDWQTRKQRILEELGQHRTQDNSSQASFRRSVTAAPPKEAMSDTSIAQHSRMIRYDTVMSRLNRARLDGESMPLIHAFMETVESFAQEPSRKHALLDAWVSLKYMVHETQAKGAAAPVHAREYAPVYMDVHTFQSSPAGTALREKWIRGARSFLETQFCEYVEQTIASNPLKAQRGGVPSARATAAAFLRVQLRNAEGAWPPTLSRPLDAATQSPLWALVFHLVRMGHIKDALACVQENEDAIQATDASFLAFFKAWVDDPMRHLPRSMRDHWMGEYVTRFRNVVPDDPYRYALYRIMGRFDVTKKFPTPLVLSTENWLWLQLCLISETPAGDSHAPALQSYTLQDLANKLEKYGEAHFDPKGHRPLHYFQLLLLVGRFENAVAFLCSRPAYQVDAVHFAIALTYYGLLRVSSAAQAPSLDLISVSNHVSYIDLAKLLRRYISSFAQTSRRDALAYMSVLCLNADCPSPVGPEQVERCHEQVQALLLDTPTSALVDLLGDIRSDNLMTRGLIEQAGPLLHLADRSLLLSKIVHVAAEQCVQEQRMTDAILLFNYAQERDTVMSVLNRELGALLMEPADLSDWTAPLQEGTLPLTSSTHIVLLARAVLANYEQQGHTSGQMDVCRTLLGLKQAASLYRSEQLTSALQVLESLHVLPLDTESRKDVVSITRKAESFKLYDDSITMNFSDIVLMAMNLLYKLHQSLKESMERTNSVVLFEYQSQARALMMWAGMLRFRMSNETYCQLTRLDVFIH from the exons ATGGAAGGGCTGCCTGCGTCCCTGGGTGGCTCGACGCAGCCAAGCATGTCACTCTCTGATATCCTGCAGCAATCGCGCAAGCTCACAAATCAACTCGGACGTGACTCTGATCTGCCACCGATCCAACTAGGTATTGACCAGATTGAGAGTCAGAGCCGCAAACTCGTTAGCAAGAGTGTGCGTGGTGGTAACCCTGCTGCTGATGCCCGAGCTCACTATCTTTTGGCTAGCGGTGGCATCGATGCTACTCAGCTTTCGAATGCGATTCAGCAATCAAACATCGCCAATACATTCGAACCGCTTCAGCCTGTGTACGATACCGACATGGACGGCTTTATTCGTCACGAGCATGAACAGGTCATCCTGAGCATGATTGAAGAGGGCCGCCGTAGTGCACAAGAAGACTTTCAGCAGGATTTGAGCCGGAGTCTGCATCGCGATTGGCAGACCCGAAAGCAACGCATTCTTGAAGAACTAGGACAGCATCGCACGCAAGACAACAGCAGCCAGGCTTCGTTCCGCCGATCGGTgacggcagcgcctccTAAAGAAGCTATGAGCGATACCAGTATCGCTCAGCATAGCCGCATGATTCGTTATGATACGGTCATGTCGCGCTTGAATCGCGCACGCCTGGATGGCGAGTCGATGCCTTTGATCCATGCATTTATGGAAACAGTGGAATCATTTGCTCAAGAGCCCTCAAGGAAGCATGCTCTACTCGATGCGTGGGTCTCGCTCAAGTACATGGTGCATGAAACTCAGGCAAAgggcgcagctgcgcccGTGCACGCTCGTGAGTATGCCCCGGTGTACATGGACGTGCATACGTTCCAAAGCTCACCCGCTGGTACGGCACTACGTGAAAAGTGGATCcgtggcgcacgcagcttcCTTGAGACCCAATTTTGCGAGTATGTTGAGCAAACCATTGCGTCAAATCCACTCAAGGCCCAGCGCGGAGGCGTTCCTAGCGCTCgtgccaccgccgccgctttTCTTCGAGTGCAGCTCCGGAATGCCGAAGGAGCATGGCCTCCGACACTTTCGCGCCCGCTCGATGCAGCGACTCAGTCACCTTTGTGGGCTCTTGTATTCCATCTCGTGCGCATGGGTCATATCAAGGATGCATTGGCCTGTGTCCAAGAGAATGAGGATGCTATCCAGGCAACAGATGCTTCATTCCTTGCTTTTTTTAAAGCTTGGGTGGACGACCCCATGCGTCATTTACCTCGCAGTATGCGTGATCATTGGATGGGCGAGTATGTCACGCGCTTCCGCAATGTCGTGCCTGATGACCCGTACCGATATGCTCTGTACCGCATCATGGGTCGTTTCGACGTCACGAAAAAGTTTCCTACGCCTTTAGTACTGAGCACAGAAAACTGGCTTTGGCTCCAGCTGTGTCTTATTAGCGAAACGCCCGCGGGCGATTCACATGCACCTGCACTTCAGTCATATACGCTGCAAGACTTGGCTAACAAACTCGAAAAATACGGCGAAGCTCACTTTGACCCTAAGGGCCATCGCCCCCTGCACTATTTCCAGCTGCTTTTACTGGTCGGCCGCTTCGAGAATGCCGTGGCGTTCCTCTGCTCCCGACCCGCCTACCAGGTGGATGCTGTACACTTTGCCATTGCACTGACGTACTATGGTCTTTTGCGTGTCTCCAGCGCTGCTCAAGCTCCGTCGCTCGATCTGATCTCGGTCTCGAATCACGTATCGTACATCGACTTGGCCAAGCTGCTTCGCCGTTACATCAGCTCGTTTGCACAAACGTCACGACGAGATGCTCTTGCCTATATGAGTGTACTGTGCTTGAACGCTGATTGCCCTTCACCAGTCGGTCCCGAACAAGTGGAGCGGTGTCATGAGCAGGTCCAGGCACTCCTCCTCGATACACCGACCTCTGCGCTTGTTGATCTCTTAGGAGACATTCGGTCCGACAATCTCATGACCCGCGGCCTCATCGAACAGGCTGGTCCGCTCCTGCATCTTGCAGACCGCTCGCTATTGCTGTCCAAGATCGTGCATGTCGCTGCCGAGCAGTGCGTACAGGAACAGCGCATGACGGATGCTATTCTTCTCTTCAATTATGCACAAGAGCGCGATACCGTCATGTCGGTCTTGAACCGCGAACTTGGTGCATTACTCATGGAACCAGCAGACTTATCCGACTGGACAGCTCCTCTCCAAGAAGGCACGCTGCCTTTGACGTCGTCGACTCACATTGtgctgctggcgcgtgcTGTGTTGGCCAACTATGAGCAACAGGGACATACAAGCGGTCAAATGGACGTGTGCCGGACGTTGTTGGGTTTGAAGCAAGCTGCGTCGCTATACCGCTCGGAGCAACTGACCTCGGCACTGCAGGTGCTGGAGTCCCTGCATGTACTGCCGCTTGATACTGAATCTCGTAAGGACGTTGTGTCTATTACTCGCAAGGCAGAGTCATTTAAGCTCTACGATGACAGCATCACGATGAACTTCTCCGATATTGTTCTGATGGCAATGAACCTATTGTACAAGCTGCATCAATCATTGAAGGAGAGTATGGAACGAACCAATTCAGTCGTCTTGTTCGAGTACCAGAGTCAGGCACGTGCACTGATGATGTGGGCTGGTATGCTGCGCTTCCGTATGAGTAATGAGACGTACTGCCAATTAACACGCCTGGACGTATTT ATTCATTAA
- a CDS encoding 5'-AMP-activated protein kinase, regulatory gamma subunit: MTGTEDGGPATLSVDQAPIVVGGSSPTDTSAAQSAARRADRRLAKLKQHHLHSLHAIRHFLCTHSSYDVLPVSFRLVMFDTQLSIKSALDVMFQSGVVSAPLWRSTLDQDTQDPSNRPGFAGMITVNDIIHLIQFYYYTSTNYDTATLDVETMRLDRLREIEHALNVPPPPLLWIGPLSPLSEAGELLVRTHARRIPLLDYNEDLQVESVLSVLTQYRLLKFIAMNCREVSGLKASIGSLGIGTYTYAHQLARKRRTPLARLRMPDQEPPHDAGPYWPLLTATLDTTVFDVVHMFSENGVSAVPILDEDGDVVDIYESVDVITLLRTGVYSQLDLTIGQALERRPADHMGVACCSSDDSLASIFMMIKERRTHRMIVMEPDPSMDATWATPVMDQPGDEHPATFPLHPKGRLAGIICLSDLLRYIIGQPTQPASETTPVPSVTDTNAFSQSSSNASSQDLYTDPTTYAGHIPHTTPFT, from the coding sequence ATGACTGGGACGGAGGATGGCGGTCCTGCGACGCTGTCTGTAGATCAGGCACCAATTGTTGTGGGCGGCTCAAGTCCGACAGATACCAGTGCAGCACAGTCTGCTGCCCGACGTGCCGATCGGCGCCTGGCCAAACTGAAGCAGCATCACTTGCATTCCCTGCACGCTATCCGGCATTTTTTGTGTACGCACAGCAGCTATGATGTGCTACCTGTGTCATTTCGCCTCGTCATGTTTGATACACAACTATCTATTAAGTCAGCGCTTGATGTTATGTTTCAGTCAGGCGTAGTGTCCGCCCCGTTGTGGCGTTCGACTCTCGATCAAGACACTCAAGATCCATCCAACCGACCTGGCTTCGCCGGTATGATCACGGTCAACGACATTATTCACCTCATCCAGTTTTATTATTATACATCCACTAATTATGACACAGCCACGCTCGATGTCGAGACGATGCGTCTTGATCGACTCCGAGAGATTGAACATGCGTTGAATGTGCCGCCCCCACCACTGTTGTGGATCGGGCCTCTATCACCCCTAAGTGAGGCCGGCGAGCTGTTGGTTCGCACCCACGCGCGCCGAATTCCTCTTTTGGATTATAATGAAGACTTGCAGGTCGAGTCTGTATTGAGTGTCCTAACGCAGTATCGCCTGCTCAAGTTTATCGCTATGAATTGCCGCGAAGTGTCGGGTCTCAAGGCGAGTATTGGATCCTTGGGCATCGGCACGTATACGTACGCACATCAACTTGCTCGAAAGCGCCGCACACCTCTTGCACGACTGCGGATGCCGGATCAGGAGCCACCGCACGACGCCGGTCCCTACTGGCCGCTGCTAACGGCCACGCTCGATACCACCGTGTTTGATGTGGTCCACATGTTCAGCGAAAACGGAGTTAGCGCTGTGCCAATATTAGACGAGGATGGTGATGTCGTGGACATTTACGAATCCGTCGATGTTATCACGCTGTTACGTACTGGCGTGTATAGCCAACTGGACCTGACGATCGGCCAGGCTCTAGAACGGCGACCAGCGGACCACATGGGCGTGGCATGTTGCTCATCTGACGATTCCCTTGCCAGCATCTTTATGATGATCAAAGAGCGCCGCACTCACCGTATGATTGTCATGGAGCCGGATCCGTCGATGGATGCGACATGGGCGACGCCTGTGATGGACCAGCCAGGTGACGAGCATCCAGCGACATTCCCCTTGCATCCCAAAGGCCGCCTGGCGGGTATTATCTGCCTGAGCGATCTACTGCGCTACATTATCGGCCAGCCCACTCAGCCTGCGAGTGAGACAACGCCTGTCCCATCCGTTACAGACACCAACGCATTCTCCCAATCGAGCTCCAATGCATCCAGCCAAGACTTGTACACCGATCCCACCACATACGCAGGCCACATACCCCATACTACCCCGTTTACCTAG
- a CDS encoding cytochrome b pre-mRNA-processing protein 3, with translation MTLSPSVWRRAVRSPHFGTLRTSSSSAGDKRRPRESLLRRNLAPLSPPTPPPVKRQYGPLTLALIKGTGRLLGYNFVRSKAIKVTGDLYDRAAMRAQAESHFWYKECALPASFQTWFQLTNLHIFLLLCRFRALPSHEARTYSQELINHFFIDTESRMRERFGVQTARLVKGYMKDLHLQHRGSTVAYEEGLATDDIRLSAAIWRNVWGGGWGVIGGVKRKIPGETKKSTSKEEEEGPPAIALDKEQPMDESDPEREARAELLFPQHLERVTRWLRREVYRLGHLPDQVIMDGDVHAPRAVVADVVGPSPTSTPVATSMPSSDGVQPVVSAYTRI, from the coding sequence ATGACGCTCAGCCCGAGTGTGtggcgacgtgccgtgcgTTCGCCCCACTTTGGTACGCTCCGCACAAGCTCGAGCTCCGCAGGTGATAAGCGCCGGCCGCGTGAGTCGCTCCTGCGAAGGAACTTGGCCCCCCTCTCTccgccgacgccaccgcCCGTCAAGCGGCAATATGGTCCCCTGACGCTTGCCCTGATCAAGGGAACAGGCCGTTTGCTGGGCTACAACTTCGTGCGCAGCAAAGCCATCAAGGTCACAGGCGACTTATACGACCGCGCAGCGATGCGTGCTCAGGCCGAGTCACACTTTTGGTACAAAGAATGTGCGTTACCCGCGTCCTTCCAAACATGGTTCCAACTCACGAACCTGCACATATTCTTGCTTCTTTGTCGTTTTCGTGCTCTACCTTCGCATGAAGCGCGTACCTATTCGCAAGAGCTCATTAACCACTTTTTCATCGATACCGAGTcacgcatgcgcgagcGTTTTGGCGTACAAACTGCGCGTCTGGTGAAAGGCTATATGAAGGATTTGCACTTACAGCACCGGGGTTCCACTGTTGCATACGAGGAAGGTCTTGCCACTGACGATATCCGGCTTTCCGCTGCTATATGGCGGAACGTTTGGGGTGGTGGATGGGGTGTTATTGGCGGTGTAAAGCGCAAGATCCCCGGAGAGACCAAGAAGTCGACAAGCAaagaggaagaggaaggACCACCAGCCATCGCTCTAGATAAAGAGCAGCCCATGGATGAGTCTGACCctgagcgcgaggcgcgtgccgagctcttATTCCCCCAGCATCTTGAGCGAGTCACGCGATGGCTACGTCGGGAGGTGTACCGACTCGGCCACTTGCCTGACCAGGTCATCATGGACGGCGATGTGCATGCGCCCCGTGCAGTAGTAGCCGATGTCGTGGGTCCTTCGCCGACATCGACGCCTGTcgcgacgtcgatgccgtcTTCAGACGGTGTACAACCCGTTGTATCGGCCTATACACGTATCTAG
- a CDS encoding large subunit ribosomal protein L46 has translation MLPCVRAPMSRAFSTTRACAKHIPLQSAVLMSRAPVVLQEPSALEREYYRFNTELSHRIQQPFPRDHYFKKGSAAESRFEDYYAKLQKSWDGDELLKSGANASSTSEASGSDSDMFTTMPRTTEADAQHDTRSLERALDRTLYLLVRNTKADTKELPWHLPTKNVPHPITSTVSLHSVGMEAVRDALGSMMDTWLVSKLPIAVIPHGVHDAKTYVVKAHILAGEPVPVEGVDYAWLTREEIAQRLSEDGSANAKTYREIVLDLLDA, from the coding sequence ATGTTGCcttgcgtgcgcgcgcccatgtcgcgcgcctttagcacgacgcgcgcatgTGCAAAGCATATACCGCTACAATCTGCTGTACTCATGTCTCGTGCGCCTGTTGTGTTGCAAGAGCCAAGTGCATTAGAGCGCGAATATTATCGTTTTAATACTGAGCTATCACACCGGATTCAGCAACCGTTTCCGCGCGACCACTATTTCAAGAAGGGATCAGCAGCTGAGTCTCGATTCGAAGACTACTATGCCAAACTGCAAAAGTCGTGGGACGGTGATGAACTTTTGAAAAGTGGCGCAAatgcgtcgtccacgtcggAAGCGAGTGGCTCCGACTCGGACATGTTCACGACCATGCCGCGTACCACGGAAGCGGATGCACAGCATGACACCAGGAGCCTGGAGCGTGCGTTGGACCGCACCTTGTATTTGTTGGTGCGGAACACGAAAGCGGATACCAAGGAGCTACCGTGGCACCTGCCCACGAAGAACGTGCCACACCCGATCACTTCCACTGTATCGCTACACAGTGTGGGCATGGAGGCCGTGCGTGATGCACTTGGATCGATGATGGATACCTGGCTTGTGAGCAAGCTGCCGATCGCCGTGATCCCACACGGCGTACATGACGCGAAGACGTACGTGGTCAAAGCGCATATCTTGGCCGGAGAgcctgtgcctgtcgaGGGTGTCGATTATGCATGGCTGACACGCGAAGAAATCGCGCAGCGGCTATCGGAAGACGGCAGCGCCAATGCAAAAACATACCGTGAGATTGTTCTAGACCTGCTCGATGCCTAA
- a CDS encoding ATP dependent DNA ligase domain protein has product MHVSSVLRNGSPLLRPSAAQQQLRRVRELVQRTSHVAGLNEKRAILAEYNDLTPLLQLVYEGRFHLTSRTVQKFRDAYQGCGAGYIPSNVTELLRLLNNGVRGRQACQLVNAFIEHHNIDDGMIDTLYRCIDRHLRVGLSKHSIYHMVQRETTMTAFLERLQQHGHLLESQMPVALARTWDEPASCPPTKTSWYASRKLDGIRCLFMVIYNKVHAVYAISRTGRRFHTLAEWEHRLSRELAAYPSSFVLDGEMCVMNAEGHESFARAMSAIQQHGPKPDLVYFPFDLLTLDEFTGGGGRPYSERLECLRLVAPHLSHVGALPQTRIDQPVTFEALVRDSREWEGLMLREDVPYEGRRTPSMLKIRPRCEAEYTVLGVDIRTMRLALDGIYADRRALASITIQHGGRRVSVGSGFRAHERVHYAKYPEDILGHTVTVSYMAEAPTLKAQDTSLRFPVVKHVYRDGRTI; this is encoded by the coding sequence ATGCATGTCTCCAGCGTGCTGCGAAATGGCTCGCCACTCCTACGAccgtcggcggcgcagcagcaacTGAGACGTGTTCGTGAACTCGTTCAGCGCACATCCCATGTGGCTGGATTGAATGAAAAACGTGCTATTCTGGCCGAGTACAATGACTTGACCCCCCTTTTGCAGCTGGTGTATGAAGGGCGCTTTCATTTGACGTCACGCACGGTTCAAAAGTTTCGAGATGCATACCAAGGATGCGGCGCGGGGTATATTCCGTCCAACGTAACAGAGCTACTGCGTTTGTTGAACAATGGCGTACGAGGCCGTCAGGCGTGCCAACTTGTCAATGCATTCATTGAGCATCACAACATAGATGACGGTATGATCGATACCTTGTACCGATGCATTGATCGGCATTTGCGCGTGGGCCTATCCAAGCATTCTATCTACCACATGGTGCAGCGCGAGACTACAATGACTGCCTTTCTCGAACGTTTGCAGCAACATGGGCACTTGCTTGAGTCGCAAATGCCTGTGGCCCTGGCACGGACATGGGACGAGCCAGCATCTTGTCCGCCGACAAAGACGAGCTGGTACGCAAGTCGCAAACTTGATGGTATCCGGTGCCTGTTTATGGTAATATACAACAAGGTTCATGCTGTGTATGCCATATCTCGCACAGGTCGGCGATTCCATACGCTGGCAGAATGGGAGCACCGACTCTCTCGAGAACTTGCCGCCTACCCCTCCTCGTTTGTGCTAGATGGGGAAATGTGTGTCATGAATGCAGAGGGACATGAGAGTTTTGCGCGTGCGATGTCCGcgatccagcagcatggTCCGAAGCCAGACCTGGTATATTTTCCTTTTGATTTGTTGACCTTGGATGAATTTACAGGTGGTGGGGGTCGTCCCTACTCCGAGCGCCTCGAATGTCTCCGCTTGGTGGCGCCGCATCTCTCCCACGTAGGCGCTCTGCCGCAAACGCGCATCGATCAACCTGTCACGTTTGAGGCCCTCgtgcgcgactcgcgcgAGTGGGAAGGGCTCATGTTGCGTGAAGACGTGCCGTACGAAGGTCGACGTACGCCCTCCATGCTCAAGATTCGGCCCCGGTGCGAGGCAGAGTACACGGTCTTGGGGGTCGACATTCGCACGATGCGTCTGGCCTTGGATGGGATATATGCTGACCGACGAGCCTTGGCCAGTATCACGATTCAGCATGGAGGTCGACGAGTGTCTGTTGGCTCAGGTTTtcgagcgcatgagcgCGTACATTACGCGAAGTATCCAGAGGATATCCTGGGACACACCGTGACCGTGTCGTACATGGCCGAGGCTCCGACACTCAAGGCCCAAGACACCAGTCTTCGGTTCCCCGTGGTGAAACATGTGTATCGCGATGGACGCACCATCTAG